In a genomic window of Thermoproteus tenax Kra 1:
- a CDS encoding DNA polymerase sliding clamp, with protein sequence MSLAARAVFPKGKDPRYTFEALISMLPEITMSFTTDGITMKALDPSKVALLQLEYTAGGLEEYSVEHDVKIGLILSTVKDAIKRVGATEKLEIGVDEERRKFALTVYPKRGRESGIVRRFYFPIVQLAEEEVPEINVEYDASFTMDSSEFDDAMALMEQVSDMVVVKVTPSSVAFVSQGEGGREASTEFDQNSEGLYEVSSQGTVSAKYTVELIRNISGKLKGVSKRVKVELGDMKPLKLTYEFSSGVFTMILAPRTD encoded by the coding sequence ATGAGCCTTGCGGCTCGCGCCGTGTTTCCCAAGGGCAAGGATCCGCGTTATACTTTTGAGGCGTTAATCTCCATGTTGCCCGAGATCACTATGTCGTTCACGACAGACGGCATAACGATGAAGGCGTTGGATCCCAGCAAGGTCGCCTTGTTGCAACTTGAGTATACTGCAGGCGGGTTGGAGGAATACTCCGTTGAGCACGACGTCAAGATAGGGTTGATACTATCCACGGTGAAGGATGCGATCAAGAGGGTGGGCGCCACTGAGAAACTGGAGATCGGGGTCGATGAGGAAAGGCGGAAGTTCGCGCTTACGGTCTATCCAAAGAGGGGCAGAGAGTCGGGCATAGTCAGGCGGTTCTACTTCCCCATCGTGCAGCTGGCTGAGGAGGAGGTGCCTGAGATAAACGTGGAATATGACGCGTCCTTCACAATGGACTCCTCGGAGTTTGACGACGCAATGGCCCTCATGGAACAAGTCTCCGACATGGTCGTAGTTAAAGTGACGCCCTCCTCAGTTGCGTTCGTCTCACAAGGGGAAGGAGGGAGGGAGGCCTCTACGGAGTTCGACCAAAACAGCGAGGGCCTCTACGAGGTCAGCTCTCAGGGCACAGTATCTGCGAAATACACTGTGGAGCTCATAAGAAACATATCGGGGAAGCTAAAGGGCGTAAGCAAAAGGGTCAAGGTAGAGTTGGGCGACATGAAGCCTCTGAAGCTAACATACGAATTCTCAAGCGGCGTCTTCACAATGATCTTGGCTCCTCGCACCGATTAA
- a CDS encoding CBS domain-containing protein, translating into MLVKEILRRPPVTIRADATVEEAADLMAKENVGLLVIVRDNPKRPVGVISERDIIRAISRKIPLTTTVDRVGTMEKFIWIREDETVYRAAYLMRKHHIRHLVVLNEGGDLVGVLSVRDLIAEDKIIESLSADRRPSSKE; encoded by the coding sequence GTGTTAGTTAAAGAAATTCTAAGAAGGCCGCCGGTCACTATAAGGGCTGACGCCACTGTAGAGGAGGCAGCTGATCTTATGGCTAAGGAGAACGTAGGGCTCCTGGTGATTGTCCGCGATAATCCCAAGAGACCTGTCGGCGTAATCAGCGAGAGAGACATAATTAGGGCCATATCTCGAAAGATCCCTCTAACTACTACTGTGGACAGAGTGGGGACTATGGAAAAGTTCATATGGATCCGCGAGGATGAGACGGTCTACAGGGCTGCATATTTGATGCGGAAGCATCACATCAGGCATCTGGTCGTCTTGAACGAGGGCGGCGACTTAGTTGGAGTGTTGTCTGTGAGAGACCTCATCGCAGAGGACAAGATAATAGAGAGCTTGTCTGCCGATAGAAGGCCCTCTAGTAAAGAATAG
- a CDS encoding vWA domain-containing protein yields MGALLNVDYSDELTRLRAQEIIRYIQRLGLPIKLNKISFEYIADSFYIHYRTPILSSGPSSEEGALWYTFLKSYLSTDIYQEVSKLSRYNYTISRSASVKLLRAYNSLLSRIERGTVQGMREGDERNVQRLMNNQALRQEITNLLRFYMGNIKNLDKIRKNISKILGDDVGKEVADLLFDVDIDPYRARLAKILESLVRILSKIDPYVDEGGIVERIGIPSGVRNLRSFSDLTRVTNLSKAIYLASPSLFAYKLATKSLSVRDYSLDTREKIYLLVDKSGSMFYSVYDGFAMDMTQKITWATALAVALMKHSRKVILRFFDQMVYPQLTNVKEVIKALLKVLPLGGTDITSAVHTAVMDSKTAGLRNYKLIIITDGEDDFVSPEILRQAREAFKEVKTLLIGGSNSVIESELPTIRVDSTDVESLKQVLRNI; encoded by the coding sequence GTGGGCGCCCTTCTCAACGTAGATTACTCGGACGAGCTGACGAGGTTGCGGGCGCAGGAGATAATACGCTATATCCAACGTCTGGGGCTCCCCATTAAGCTCAACAAGATATCCTTTGAGTATATAGCTGACTCGTTCTACATTCACTACCGCACACCGATATTGTCCAGCGGCCCCTCCTCTGAGGAGGGCGCGCTCTGGTATACTTTTCTTAAGTCGTATCTATCAACGGATATATATCAAGAGGTTAGTAAGTTGAGCAGATATAACTACACGATCTCGCGGTCTGCTTCCGTTAAACTGCTCAGAGCGTACAACAGCTTGTTGTCACGTATTGAGCGAGGTACCGTGCAAGGGATGAGGGAGGGCGATGAGAGAAATGTCCAGAGGCTTATGAATAATCAAGCATTACGGCAAGAAATAACCAATTTACTAAGATTCTATATGGGAAACATAAAAAATTTAGATAAAATAAGAAAAAATATCTCAAAGATTTTAGGGGATGATGTAGGTAAAGAGGTTGCCGATCTACTATTTGATGTAGATATAGATCCCTACAGGGCACGTCTGGCCAAGATCCTAGAGTCTCTAGTGAGGATCTTGTCTAAAATAGACCCTTATGTCGATGAAGGAGGCATAGTTGAAAGAATCGGCATCCCCTCGGGCGTTAGGAATCTGAGGAGCTTCTCAGATTTAACTAGGGTCACTAACTTGAGCAAGGCTATATATCTGGCGTCGCCCTCCTTATTCGCCTACAAGTTGGCGACCAAATCTCTCTCCGTAAGAGACTATTCCTTGGACACGAGGGAGAAGATATACCTCCTTGTAGACAAATCAGGTTCCATGTTCTACTCGGTGTACGATGGCTTTGCCATGGATATGACGCAGAAGATAACTTGGGCAACAGCTCTGGCTGTGGCACTGATGAAACACAGTAGAAAGGTCATTCTCAGATTCTTCGACCAGATGGTGTACCCTCAGCTTACCAACGTTAAGGAGGTGATAAAGGCCTTGCTCAAGGTTCTGCCGTTAGGGGGCACCGATATAACCTCGGCCGTCCACACCGCGGTGATGGATTCCAAGACCGCGGGGCTCAGGAACTACAAACTGATAATAATAACGGATGGAGAAGACGATTTCGTCAGCCCTGAGATCTTAAGGCAGGCGAGGGAGGCCTTCAAGGAGGTAAAGACGTTGTTAATAGGCGGATCCAACTCCGTTATCGAATCGGAGCTTCCCACTATTCGGGTTGACTCCACTGATGTAGAATCCCTTAAACAAGTCTTAAGAAATATATAA
- a CDS encoding AAA family ATPase, protein MEVDALIKDVSKVRQYLNVYFYKFSDEITGALIAILSRENYIMIGPPGTAKTMLVASLSKLLKARWFYRLLTKFTELEEIIGPIDVVELLKGNVKRIYANSIVEADVALLDEIFNASSAILNTLLTILNERVIFDGGAVVPVKTWTVFGASNRVPDEEELQALYDRFPLRTFTKYASPEETEDLLRTGLALRQEYERMIHIMTMDDIKKINEYINKIVYENSELLVKHVSPLIAAYLDHVVISNRTRVKVPIYVMAYLTILGIKPSDMDASSIRAATIKVLKYLVHDKEDLSEYEAFVSSHMPGNLSTLYDLINEIKALIANNALTIAREKLREAEELMDKAYADPTLYKFFQTEMAEIKDALSMLRSQL, encoded by the coding sequence GTGGAGGTAGATGCTTTGATCAAAGATGTATCAAAGGTCAGACAATATCTTAATGTTTACTTCTATAAATTCTCAGATGAAATTACAGGAGCTCTTATAGCAATATTGAGTAGAGAAAACTATATTATGATAGGACCTCCTGGCACCGCCAAAACCATGTTGGTGGCATCCCTCTCCAAGCTTCTCAAGGCCCGGTGGTTCTACAGACTATTGACAAAGTTTACAGAGCTGGAGGAGATCATAGGCCCCATAGATGTCGTTGAGTTGCTCAAGGGCAACGTGAAGAGGATATATGCCAACTCTATCGTGGAGGCAGACGTGGCTCTGTTGGACGAGATATTTAATGCATCGAGCGCCATCCTCAACACTCTCCTTACAATACTAAACGAGAGAGTTATATTTGATGGCGGCGCAGTGGTCCCAGTAAAGACGTGGACTGTGTTCGGGGCGTCCAACAGAGTGCCCGACGAGGAGGAGCTACAAGCCCTCTATGACCGCTTCCCTCTGAGGACTTTCACTAAGTATGCATCGCCCGAGGAGACCGAGGATCTTTTGAGGACCGGGCTAGCCTTGAGGCAAGAGTACGAGCGTATGATTCATATAATGACAATGGATGATATAAAGAAAATAAATGAATATATAAATAAAATAGTATATGAAAATAGTGAATTACTAGTAAAACATGTTTCACCGTTAATAGCGGCCTATCTAGACCATGTAGTAATATCCAATAGGACAAGGGTGAAAGTTCCAATCTATGTTATGGCGTATCTGACAATATTGGGCATAAAGCCGAGCGATATGGATGCGTCAAGTATAAGGGCCGCCACTATTAAGGTCTTGAAGTATCTAGTCCACGACAAGGAGGATTTAAGCGAGTACGAGGCCTTTGTGTCTTCCCATATGCCCGGCAATCTATCGACGCTATACGACTTAATAAACGAGATAAAGGCCCTTATAGCAAACAACGCGCTGACGATCGCGCGCGAAAAGCTGAGGGAGGCTGAGGAGTTGATGGATAAGGCCTACGCCGATCCTACTTTGTATAAATTCTTCCAGACTGAGATGGCCGAGATAAAGGATGCCCTAAGCATGCTAAGGAGCCAGTTGTAG
- a CDS encoding ArsR/SmtB family transcription factor → MRLKILLALSRRPMNANQLSKELNVDYKTVRHHLEVLERNGLVERVGEGYGAIYLVNDLLRRNWDLVEEAARYLGHDSLAR, encoded by the coding sequence ATGCGTCTAAAGATACTCTTGGCGCTCAGCCGAAGGCCTATGAACGCAAACCAGTTGAGCAAGGAGCTAAACGTGGACTACAAGACTGTGCGCCACCACTTAGAGGTGCTAGAGAGGAACGGCCTAGTGGAGAGGGTGGGGGAGGGTTACGGGGCAATATACCTAGTGAACGATCTGTTGAGGAGGAACTGGGATCTGGTGGAGGAGGCCGCCAGATACTTAGGCCATGATTCCCTGGCTCGTTGA